In Vitis vinifera cultivar Pinot Noir 40024 chromosome 17, ASM3070453v1, one genomic interval encodes:
- the LOC100250877 gene encoding transcription factor DICHOTOMA, translated as MFLSNSNGNNPISYPDQTILHAPFITDVSHNSQQEDPPSSFFYFPSPFIHYEDDAFLQHNDLIPQLQALMPGDTLADTMVNMVNSNKNSNELIGDRKQSNSVTEPIMQKRSSKRDRHSKINTARGPRDRRMRLSLEIARKFFDLQDMLGFDKASKTVEWLLIKAKSAIKELSRGVPQMKHSCSISVKSASSTSDCEELSGIDTINGDQQGSISKGKRSKCLTKERKTRQSRKNAFQPLARESREKARARARERTREKMWSRRLDESKVCAEANSHDLNHLGSISSFETGEESGSQSHNLIPSLELLPEVEEPSSNEQHHSGITEAMLDNSLVIMSKQWSPSSIFNYLNFGISQEPQFPGFQFHGKPWEAHSNQNLC; from the exons ATGTTCCTCTCCAACAGCAATGGCAACAATCCCATTTCTTACCCCGACCAAACAATTCTCCATGCCCCTTTTATCACTGATGTCAGCCACAATTCTCAACAGGAAGACCCTCCGTCTTCCTTCTTCTACTTTCCGTCTCCCTTTATTCACTACGAAGATGATGCTTTTCTCCAACACAATGACCTAATACCACAACTGCAAGCCCTCATGCCTGGTGATACTCTAGCTGATACTATGGTTAACATGgtaaattcaaacaaaaacagCAATGAACTAATAGGAGATCGCAAGCAAAGTAACAGTGTGACCGAGCCGATCATGCAAAAACGGTCTTCCAAGAGGGATCGGCACAGCAAGATAAATACTGCCCGAGGCCCCAGAGATCGGAGAATGAGATTGTCCCTCGAAATCGCTCGAAAGTTCTTTGATCTGCAAGACATGCTAGGCTTTGATAAAGCTAGTAAAACTGTTGAATGGTTACTAATAAAGGCCAAATCTGCCATCAAAGAACTGTCAAGAGGCGTCCCTCAGATGAAACATAGCTGCAGCATTAGCGTGAAGAGTGCATCCTCTACTTCTGATTGTGAAGAATTATCGGGAATCGACACCATTAATGGAGACCAACAGGGGAGCATCTCTAAGGGCAAGCGCTCAAAGTGTCTTACCAAAGAGAGAAAGACTAGACAGTCGCGTAAGAATGCATTTCAACCTCTTGCCAGGGAGTCGAGGGAAAAGGCAAGAGCAAGGGCAAGGGAGAGGACAAGAGAAAAGATGTGGAGTAGGAGACTTGATGAATCAAAAGTATGTGCTGAAGCAAACAGTCATGACTTGAACCACTTAGGTTCTATAAGTTCCTTCGAAACCGGGGAAGAATCTGGTTCCCAAAGTCACAACCTGATTCCATCTTTGGAGCTCCTGCCCGAGGTTGAAGAACCGAGCTCCAATGAGCAACATCATTCAGGGATTACAGAAGCCATGCTTGATAATTCTTTAGTGATTATGAGCAAGCAGTGGAGCCCATCCTCCATTTTCAATTATCTCAACTTCGGAATTTCCCAAGAG CCTCAATTTCCAGGCTTTCAATTCCATGGAAAACCATGGGAGGCCCACAGCAACCAAAATCTATGCTAA